In Aquabacterium sp. OR-4, the following proteins share a genomic window:
- a CDS encoding methyl-accepting chemotaxis protein, producing the protein MSFTAHWRIGQRLALAYGLIVALLLAVTAVTLPQLASTQAATHSLVTEQAERLALANEWREAIATNSQRALALGLSADESLKEHFADKIKATSARTSEVQKRYAELETTPEGRAGQERLAEVRKRYLATRDEMLAARGDASKLAQTGASFKKIAEEYMGVATDVVKFQQERAKAMGATVDQAIVTARSVFLGAVLLTVVLCVVSGLQLARSLAAPLGQLQASAQRIADGDLSESLNTTGERSELGRLHDAMASMQSALRRLVQQVRESSDSIRIASTEVASGNTDLSHRTESTASNLQQTASSVQQLTGTVRQSADTAAEANRMADSAHHVARQGGEAVRSVVDTMAGIQESSRKIADIIGTIDGIAFQTNILALNAAVEAARAGEQGRGFAVVAGEVRTLAQRSSAASREIRGLIDSSVQRVEQGTRAVEGAGRTMTEIVTGVQQVGSLIAEISVATREQSQGLDVVNQSVAALDQATQQNAALVEEGAAAAESLQEQAQRLHALVADYRV; encoded by the coding sequence ATGTCCTTCACTGCCCATTGGCGCATCGGTCAGCGTCTGGCGCTGGCCTATGGCCTGATCGTGGCCCTGCTGCTGGCCGTCACCGCCGTCACGCTGCCGCAGCTGGCGTCCACCCAGGCGGCCACGCACAGCCTGGTGACCGAACAGGCCGAACGCCTGGCCCTGGCCAACGAGTGGCGCGAAGCCATCGCCACCAATTCGCAGCGCGCCCTGGCGCTGGGCCTGAGCGCCGACGAGAGCCTCAAGGAACACTTCGCCGACAAGATCAAGGCCACCAGCGCCCGCACCAGCGAGGTTCAGAAGCGCTACGCCGAGCTGGAGACCACGCCCGAAGGCCGTGCCGGCCAGGAGCGCCTGGCCGAGGTGCGCAAGCGCTACCTGGCCACCCGCGACGAGATGCTGGCCGCGCGCGGCGATGCCTCCAAGCTGGCCCAGACCGGCGCCAGCTTCAAGAAGATCGCCGAGGAGTACATGGGCGTGGCCACCGATGTGGTCAAGTTCCAGCAAGAGCGCGCCAAGGCCATGGGGGCCACGGTGGACCAGGCCATCGTCACCGCGCGCAGCGTGTTTCTGGGCGCGGTGCTGCTGACGGTGGTGCTCTGCGTGGTCTCGGGCCTGCAACTGGCGCGCTCGCTGGCCGCGCCGCTGGGCCAGCTGCAGGCCTCGGCCCAGCGCATTGCCGACGGTGACCTCAGCGAAAGCCTCAACACCACCGGCGAGCGCAGCGAGCTGGGCCGGCTGCACGACGCCATGGCCAGCATGCAGTCGGCCCTGCGCCGGCTGGTGCAGCAGGTGCGCGAAAGCAGCGATTCGATCCGCATCGCCAGCACCGAGGTGGCCTCGGGCAACACCGATCTGAGCCACCGTACCGAGTCGACGGCCAGCAATCTGCAGCAGACCGCTTCGTCGGTGCAGCAGCTCACCGGCACGGTGCGCCAGAGCGCCGACACCGCCGCCGAGGCCAACCGCATGGCCGACAGCGCCCACCACGTGGCCCGCCAGGGCGGCGAGGCGGTGCGCAGCGTGGTCGACACCATGGCCGGCATCCAGGAGTCGTCGCGCAAGATCGCCGACATCATCGGCACCATCGACGGCATCGCCTTTCAGACCAACATCCTGGCGCTGAACGCGGCGGTGGAAGCCGCCCGTGCCGGTGAGCAGGGCCGCGGCTTTGCCGTGGTGGCCGGTGAGGTGCGCACGCTGGCGCAGCGCTCGTCGGCGGCCTCGCGCGAGATCCGCGGGCTGATCGATTCGTCGGTGCAGCGGGTCGAGCAGGGCACGCGCGCCGTCGAAGGCGCCGGCCGCACGATGACCGAGATCGTCACCGGCGTGCAGCAGGTGGGCAGCCTGATCGCCGAGATCAGCGTGGCCACCCGCGAGCAGAGCCAGGGCCTCGACGTGGTCAACCAGTCGGTCGCCGCACTCGACCAGGCCACGCAGCAGAACGCCGCGCTGGTGGAAGAAGGCGCCGCCGCCGCCGAAAGCCTGCAGGAACAGGCTCAGCGCCTGCACGCCCTGGTGGCCGACTACCGCGTGTGA
- a CDS encoding c-type cytochrome, whose protein sequence is MPRLLAALVAALAFAWALAFAWAMAPGLAAAQPAAASPPLDSMARRVMACTACHGAEGRAVGSAFVPRIAGKPAGYLHRQMLNFRDGQRRHDGMARLMAPLGDAYLGEIAQHFASLDLPWPPPAPVAATPALLARGEQLVRQGDAARRLPACTACHGSALTGLAPAVPGLLGLPQAYVSAQLGAWRAGTRRALAPDCMHQVAQALHADEVAAVATWLAAQPMPADHRAVAALPAPMPLRCGAAPEPAR, encoded by the coding sequence ATGCCCCGTCTGCTGGCCGCCCTGGTGGCGGCCTTGGCGTTTGCCTGGGCCTTGGCGTTTGCCTGGGCCATGGCGCCGGGCCTGGCGGCGGCGCAGCCGGCCGCTGCGTCGCCACCGCTCGACTCGATGGCGCGCCGGGTGATGGCCTGCACCGCCTGCCATGGCGCCGAGGGCCGGGCCGTGGGCAGCGCCTTCGTGCCGCGCATCGCCGGCAAGCCGGCCGGCTACCTGCACCGGCAGATGCTGAACTTTCGCGACGGCCAGCGCCGTCATGACGGCATGGCCCGCCTGATGGCGCCGCTGGGCGACGCCTACCTGGGCGAGATCGCGCAGCATTTCGCCTCGCTCGACCTGCCCTGGCCGCCACCGGCGCCGGTGGCCGCCACGCCGGCCCTGCTGGCGCGCGGCGAGCAGTTGGTGCGCCAGGGCGACGCCGCGCGCCGCCTGCCGGCCTGCACGGCCTGCCATGGCAGCGCTCTCACCGGCCTGGCGCCGGCCGTGCCGGGCCTGCTGGGCCTGCCGCAGGCCTATGTGAGCGCGCAGCTGGGCGCCTGGCGCGCCGGCACGCGGCGGGCACTGGCGCCCGACTGCATGCACCAGGTGGCGCAGGCGCTGCACGCCGACGAGGTGGCGGCGGTGGCCACCTGGCTGGCGGCACAGCCGATGCCGGCCGATCACCGCGCCGTGGCCGCGCTGCCGGCACCGATGCCGCTGCGCTGCGGCGCGGCACCCGAGCCGGCGCGTTGA
- a CDS encoding c-type cytochrome, whose product MAGHRPHRYRHPLRGRLAVLGALLAVLLATAAAAVAWLDRLPAEPATPAAGPPPADAATLARGAALARLANCAGCHTAPGGAALAGARALATPFGTVFAGNLTPDPATGLGHWSADDFWRALHHGRGRDGRRLVPAFPYTSFTHIGRADSDALFAWLCAQTPVAAARPPHALRWPFGSQPALAVWRVLHFRPAEAAAAPAPGPSAERGAWLVRGPGHCAECHAARNALGGRIQPEALRGGLMPMGDWEAPALACLTARPGAEGSGPPDAARSAGLVSLLRTGRHGPDSVAGPMAEVVLASTQYWPEDDLRAVAAHLARLPCPGPAERPAPPSPLSDERRALGQQLYTRHCADCHGARGEGVAGIYPALAGNRSVNLPTALNLVQALRHGGFAPATASHQRPHGMPPQFLNDDEMAAVASWVRQAWGNQGQPLGWLEVSRVPR is encoded by the coding sequence ATGGCCGGCCATCGCCCTCATCGTTACCGTCACCCTCTGCGCGGCCGCCTGGCCGTGCTGGGCGCGCTGCTGGCCGTGCTGCTGGCCACCGCGGCCGCGGCCGTGGCCTGGCTGGACCGCCTGCCGGCCGAGCCGGCCACACCCGCCGCCGGGCCGCCGCCGGCCGATGCCGCCACGCTGGCCCGCGGTGCGGCGCTGGCCCGGCTGGCCAATTGCGCCGGCTGCCACACCGCCCCGGGGGGGGCCGCCTTGGCCGGGGCCCGCGCCCTGGCCACGCCCTTCGGCACCGTGTTTGCCGGCAACCTGACGCCCGACCCGGCCACCGGCCTGGGCCACTGGAGCGCCGACGACTTCTGGCGCGCACTGCACCATGGCCGCGGGCGCGATGGCCGGCGGCTGGTGCCGGCCTTTCCGTACACCAGCTTCACCCACATCGGCCGGGCCGACAGCGATGCGCTGTTCGCCTGGCTGTGCGCGCAGACGCCGGTGGCGGCAGCGCGCCCGCCGCACGCCCTGCGCTGGCCCTTCGGCAGCCAGCCGGCGCTGGCGGTGTGGCGCGTGCTGCACTTCCGCCCGGCCGAGGCCGCGGCAGCCCCGGCGCCCGGCCCCAGCGCCGAGCGGGGTGCCTGGCTGGTGCGCGGCCCTGGCCATTGCGCCGAATGCCATGCCGCACGCAATGCGCTGGGCGGCCGCATCCAGCCCGAGGCGCTGCGTGGCGGCCTGATGCCGATGGGCGACTGGGAGGCGCCGGCGCTGGCCTGCCTCACCGCCCGGCCCGGAGCCGAGGGCAGCGGCCCGCCCGATGCCGCGCGCAGCGCTGGCCTGGTGAGCCTGCTGCGCACCGGCCGCCATGGCCCCGACAGCGTGGCCGGCCCGATGGCCGAGGTGGTGCTGGCCAGCACCCAGTACTGGCCCGAAGACGATCTGCGCGCCGTGGCTGCCCACCTGGCCCGCCTGCCCTGCCCGGGGCCCGCCGAGCGCCCGGCCCCGCCCAGCCCCCTGAGCGACGAGCGCCGCGCCCTCGGCCAGCAGCTCTACACCCGCCACTGCGCCGATTGCCACGGCGCGCGCGGCGAGGGCGTGGCCGGCATCTACCCGGCGCTGGCCGGCAACCGCAGCGTGAACCTGCCCACCGCGCTGAACCTGGTGCAGGCGCTGCGGCATGGCGGCTTTGCGCCGGCCACCGCCAGCCACCAGCGGCCGCATGGCATGCCGCCGCAGTTTCTCAATGACGACGAGATGGCTGCCGTGGCCAGCTGGGTGCGCCAGGCCTGGGGCAACCAGGGCCAGCCGCTGGGCTGGCTGGAGGTCTCGCGCGTGCCGCGCTGA
- a CDS encoding B12-binding domain-containing radical SAM protein, which produces MSVPVPPAAPPSPMRVLSLIAPMTQLNTPYPSTAYLTGFLRSQGLHAQQDDLALALALALLSPGGLEALRAEAEAQAPRQRTPRVARFLAQFARYRAAIGPAVAFLQGRDGTLAQRIAGREFLPEGERFRSLDVYDDPDGGDPMAWAFGALGQTDRAKHLATLFLNDIADVVKDAADPRFEFVRYAESLAQSQASYEPLAQALAAAPTLVDRLLHDLALASIAQHQPTLVLLSVPFPGAAYAALRIAQTIKAQHPQICIALGGGYVNTELRELADPRIFDAVDFITLDAGERPVLALIEHLQGRRGPQRLVRCFRRSADGQRVEYVNWQEPDIPFEQTGTPTWDGLPLQRYLSLLDMLNPMHRLWSDGRWNKLTVAHGCYWKKCSFCDVGLDYIGRYEAASAELLVDRIEAVVAETGQTGFHFVDEAAPPKSLKALSAELQRRGTAISWWGNIRFEKSFNRELAQAMADSGCIAVTGGLEVASDRLLQLMNKGVTVDQVARVTRAFSEAGILVHAYLMYGFPTQTVQETVDALEYVRQLFAEGCIQSGFFHRFACTVHSPVGLDPAAYGVRLQPLPMPEGGRVFARNDVGFTDPTGTNHDQLGVGLRKAIYNYMHGIGLDEDVRAWFDHPVPKARVARNRIARALGETG; this is translated from the coding sequence ATGTCCGTGCCCGTGCCGCCTGCCGCCCCGCCATCGCCGATGCGTGTGCTGTCGCTCATCGCCCCGATGACGCAGCTCAACACGCCCTACCCGTCCACCGCGTACCTCACCGGCTTTCTGCGCAGCCAGGGCCTGCATGCCCAGCAGGATGACCTGGCCCTGGCGCTGGCCCTGGCGCTGCTGTCGCCCGGCGGGCTGGAGGCCCTGCGCGCCGAGGCCGAGGCCCAGGCGCCGCGCCAGCGCACGCCACGTGTGGCCCGCTTTCTGGCGCAGTTTGCGCGCTACCGCGCCGCCATCGGCCCGGCGGTGGCCTTTCTGCAGGGCCGCGACGGCACGCTGGCGCAACGCATTGCCGGGCGCGAGTTCTTGCCCGAGGGCGAGCGTTTTCGCAGCCTGGACGTGTACGACGACCCCGACGGCGGCGACCCGATGGCCTGGGCCTTTGGCGCGCTGGGCCAGACCGACCGCGCCAAGCACCTGGCCACGCTGTTTCTGAACGACATCGCCGATGTGGTGAAGGACGCCGCCGACCCGCGCTTCGAGTTCGTGCGCTACGCCGAGAGCCTGGCGCAAAGCCAGGCCAGCTACGAGCCGCTGGCCCAGGCCCTGGCCGCCGCGCCCACGCTGGTCGACCGCCTGCTGCACGATCTGGCGCTGGCCAGCATTGCGCAGCACCAGCCCACACTGGTGCTGCTGAGCGTGCCCTTTCCGGGCGCGGCGTATGCGGCGCTGCGCATCGCGCAGACCATCAAGGCGCAGCACCCGCAGATCTGCATTGCGCTGGGTGGCGGCTACGTCAACACCGAGCTGCGCGAGCTGGCCGATCCGCGCATCTTCGACGCGGTGGACTTCATCACCCTCGACGCCGGCGAGCGCCCGGTGCTGGCGCTGATCGAGCACCTGCAGGGCCGGCGCGGCCCGCAGCGCCTGGTGCGCTGCTTTCGCCGCAGCGCCGATGGCCAGCGCGTGGAGTACGTGAACTGGCAGGAGCCCGACATCCCGTTCGAGCAGACCGGCACGCCCACCTGGGACGGCCTGCCGCTGCAGCGCTACCTTTCGCTGCTGGACATGCTCAACCCCATGCACCGGCTGTGGAGCGACGGCCGCTGGAACAAGCTCACCGTGGCCCATGGCTGCTACTGGAAGAAATGCAGCTTCTGCGACGTGGGGCTCGACTACATCGGCCGCTACGAGGCGGCCAGCGCCGAGCTGCTGGTTGACCGCATCGAGGCCGTGGTGGCCGAAACCGGGCAGACCGGCTTTCACTTCGTCGACGAGGCGGCGCCGCCCAAGAGCCTGAAGGCGCTGAGCGCCGAGCTGCAGCGCCGCGGCACGGCCATCAGCTGGTGGGGCAACATCCGCTTCGAGAAGAGCTTCAACCGCGAGCTGGCCCAGGCCATGGCCGACAGCGGCTGCATTGCCGTGACCGGCGGGCTCGAGGTGGCCAGCGACCGCCTGCTGCAGCTGATGAACAAGGGCGTCACGGTTGACCAGGTGGCCCGCGTGACCCGGGCCTTCAGCGAGGCCGGCATCCTGGTGCATGCCTACCTGATGTACGGCTTTCCCACGCAGACGGTGCAGGAGACGGTGGACGCGCTCGAGTACGTGCGCCAGCTGTTTGCCGAGGGCTGCATCCAGAGCGGGTTTTTCCACCGCTTCGCCTGCACCGTGCATTCGCCGGTGGGGCTTGACCCGGCAGCCTATGGCGTGCGCCTGCAGCCGCTGCCCATGCCCGAGGGCGGGCGCGTGTTCGCGCGCAACGATGTCGGCTTCACCGACCCCACCGGCACCAACCACGACCAGCTGGGCGTGGGCCTGCGCAAGGCCATCTACAACTACATGCACGGCATCGGCCTGGACGAAGACGTGCGCGCCTGGTTCGACCACCCGGTGCCCAAGGCGCGGGTGGCGCGCAACCGCATTGCGCGCGCGCTGGGCGAGACGGGTTGA
- a CDS encoding catalase family peroxidase: MSKTQPLLSALALASTALCLNAQAQMAADAASQAAVDPSAFLNQFEASFGKFEGYRRSGAKGICATGEFVGTAEARGLSTATAFSGRPVPVLLRFSVGGANPKAADNAKSQRNMALQFNLPGGEVWQMGNISAPVFGAVTPQQFLGRLASLQPDPATRMPDAARVKAFADANPEVLLQGRHFASQPVPASFGTVNYWGVHAFAFVNASGARQFGKWVFEPVAGVQGLSDDEAKAKGPNFLFDELRQRVKDGTVAFHFNLELAQAGDRLDNATVPLPEGRPKLRLGVLKLLSVAPDAGGECLNITFNPMVLPKGVEPSADPMLAARAAPYAVGLGRRLSEGAKQ; the protein is encoded by the coding sequence ATGTCCAAGACCCAGCCCCTCCTTTCCGCCCTGGCCCTGGCCAGCACCGCGCTGTGCCTGAACGCCCAGGCGCAGATGGCGGCCGATGCCGCCAGCCAGGCCGCGGTCGATCCGAGTGCCTTTCTCAACCAGTTCGAGGCCAGCTTCGGCAAGTTCGAGGGCTACCGCCGCTCGGGGGCCAAGGGCATCTGCGCCACGGGCGAGTTCGTCGGCACGGCCGAAGCGCGCGGCCTGTCCACCGCCACGGCCTTCAGCGGCCGGCCGGTGCCGGTGCTGCTGCGCTTCTCGGTGGGCGGCGCCAACCCCAAGGCGGCCGACAACGCGAAGTCGCAGCGCAACATGGCGCTGCAGTTCAACCTGCCCGGCGGCGAGGTCTGGCAGATGGGCAACATCTCGGCGCCGGTGTTCGGCGCGGTCACGCCGCAGCAGTTTCTGGGCCGCCTGGCCTCGCTGCAGCCCGATCCGGCCACCCGGATGCCCGATGCGGCCCGGGTCAAGGCCTTTGCCGATGCCAACCCCGAGGTGCTGCTGCAGGGCCGGCACTTTGCGTCGCAGCCGGTGCCGGCCAGTTTTGGCACGGTCAACTACTGGGGCGTGCATGCCTTTGCCTTTGTCAATGCCAGCGGTGCGCGGCAGTTCGGCAAATGGGTGTTCGAGCCGGTGGCCGGCGTGCAGGGCCTCAGCGACGACGAGGCCAAGGCCAAGGGCCCGAACTTTCTGTTCGACGAGCTGCGCCAGCGCGTGAAGGACGGTACGGTGGCCTTCCACTTCAACCTCGAGCTGGCCCAGGCCGGTGACCGCCTCGACAACGCCACCGTGCCGCTGCCCGAAGGCCGGCCCAAGCTCCGGCTGGGTGTGCTGAAGCTGCTGAGCGTGGCCCCGGACGCCGGTGGCGAGTGCCTGAACATCACCTTCAACCCGATGGTGCTGCCCAAGGGCGTGGAGCCCTCGGCCGATCCGATGCTGGCCGCGCGTGCGGCGCCCTATGCCGTGGGCCTGGGGCGCCGGCTGAGCGAGGGTGCCAAGCAATGA
- a CDS encoding DUF1772 domain-containing protein: protein MQRATHLLAWAGLALAVFSLGIMAGFFGTYSANVNLATRELNGATYALVQSGFNRNVRHALFFAFFFSPPLLCLLALADAWRQRPAWWWLVAGIGLAYALGIVLFTRQVNLPLNHLTESWTAATLPPDWAATRDAWNRANAWRAACSATLFALALAALCWRARR from the coding sequence ATGCAGCGCGCCACCCACCTCCTGGCCTGGGCCGGCCTGGCCCTGGCGGTGTTCAGCCTGGGCATCATGGCCGGGTTTTTTGGCACCTACTCGGCCAATGTCAACCTGGCCACCCGCGAGCTCAACGGCGCCACCTACGCGCTGGTGCAGTCGGGCTTCAACCGCAACGTGCGGCATGCGCTGTTTTTTGCGTTCTTCTTCAGCCCGCCGCTGCTGTGCCTGCTGGCCCTGGCCGATGCCTGGCGCCAGCGCCCGGCCTGGTGGTGGCTGGTGGCCGGCATCGGCCTGGCCTATGCGCTGGGCATCGTGCTGTTCACGCGGCAGGTCAACCTGCCGCTGAACCACCTGACCGAGTCGTGGACGGCCGCCACGCTGCCGCCCGACTGGGCCGCCACCCGCGACGCCTGGAACCGCGCCAACGCCTGGCGCGCCGCCTGCAGCGCCACGCTCTTTGCGCTGGCCCTGGCCGCGCTGTGCTGGCGTGCCCGGCGCTGA
- a CDS encoding Crp/Fnr family transcriptional regulator, whose product MTTPLATPLQQHLHTLLGELPAAPQAVAAAARPIQCAAGTPLLRAGEHWTCLYWVARGGLRLYYLDRQGQASNKNFFLDGALLWPLTPTLATQAVDFWIEAVEPTQLWAVPAAAWQQACTEAPGWPAWQALERRTLAALLDDKMRREQQFLQCTATQRYQALCAQRPEWLSRLPLRHLASYLGITDVALSRIRRRLNPG is encoded by the coding sequence ATGACCACCCCATTGGCCACGCCGCTGCAGCAGCATCTGCACACCCTGCTGGGTGAGCTGCCCGCGGCGCCCCAGGCCGTGGCGGCCGCTGCGCGCCCGATCCAGTGCGCCGCCGGTACCCCGCTGCTGCGCGCCGGCGAGCACTGGACCTGCCTGTACTGGGTGGCCCGCGGCGGCCTGCGCCTGTACTACCTCGACCGCCAGGGCCAGGCCTCGAACAAGAACTTCTTTCTCGATGGCGCGCTGCTGTGGCCGCTGACGCCAACCCTGGCCACGCAAGCGGTGGATTTCTGGATCGAGGCCGTCGAGCCCACGCAGCTGTGGGCCGTGCCGGCCGCCGCCTGGCAGCAGGCCTGCACCGAGGCACCGGGCTGGCCGGCCTGGCAGGCACTCGAGCGCCGCACCCTGGCCGCGCTGCTGGATGACAAGATGCGGCGCGAGCAGCAGTTTCTGCAATGCACCGCCACGCAGCGCTACCAGGCGCTGTGCGCGCAGCGGCCCGAGTGGCTGTCGCGCCTGCCGCTGCGGCACCTGGCCTCGTACCTGGGCATCACCGATGTCGCGCTGTCGCGCATCCGCCGCCGCCTGAACCCGGGTTAA
- the malG gene encoding maltose ABC transporter permease MalG has product MPMVQKASQRWRLLALHLALLLFIALSLAPLLSIVSISLRPGNFAGGSLIPREISFEHWRLALGLPVFDAQGRLVPPPFPVLQWIANSLKVALASATAGLLLSLTAAYAFARLRFAGRQFTLTSMLLLQMFPAVLALVAVYAIFDRLGEWLPWLGLNSHWSLVLAYCGGVAQHIWLIKGYFESVPEDLEEAAVVDGASRWQAFVLVLLPLARPVIAVVFVLGFLGAMIEYPLASVLLHDEQQLTLAVGSRLFLFNQRYLWGDFAATALLAGIPLTLMFLLMQRWLVAGLTAGGVKS; this is encoded by the coding sequence ATGCCCATGGTTCAAAAGGCCTCGCAACGCTGGCGCCTGCTGGCGCTGCACCTGGCGCTGCTGCTGTTCATCGCGCTGAGCCTGGCGCCGCTGCTGAGCATCGTGTCGATCTCGCTGCGGCCGGGCAACTTTGCCGGCGGCAGCCTGATCCCGCGCGAGATCAGCTTCGAGCACTGGCGCCTGGCGCTGGGCCTGCCGGTCTTCGACGCCCAGGGCCGCCTGGTGCCGCCGCCGTTTCCGGTGCTGCAGTGGATTGCCAACTCGCTGAAGGTGGCGCTGGCCAGCGCCACGGCCGGGCTGCTGCTGTCGCTGACAGCGGCCTATGCCTTTGCCCGCCTGCGTTTTGCCGGCCGGCAGTTCACGCTCACCAGCATGCTGCTGCTGCAGATGTTTCCGGCGGTGCTGGCCCTGGTGGCGGTGTACGCCATCTTCGACCGCCTGGGCGAGTGGCTGCCCTGGCTGGGCCTCAATAGCCACTGGAGCCTGGTGCTGGCCTACTGCGGCGGCGTGGCCCAGCACATCTGGCTGATCAAGGGCTACTTCGAGAGCGTGCCCGAAGACCTGGAAGAAGCCGCCGTGGTGGACGGCGCCAGCCGCTGGCAGGCCTTTGTGCTGGTGCTGCTGCCACTGGCGCGGCCGGTGATCGCGGTGGTGTTCGTGCTGGGCTTTCTGGGCGCGATGATCGAGTACCCGCTGGCCTCGGTGCTGCTGCACGACGAACAGCAGCTGACGCTGGCGGTGGGCTCGCGGCTGTTCCTGTTCAACCAGCGCTACCTGTGGGGCGACTTCGCCGCCACCGCCCTGCTGGCCGGCATTCCGCTCACGCTGATGTTCCTGCTGATGCAGCGCTGGCTGGTGGCCGGCCTCACCGCCGGCGGCGTCAAATCGTGA
- the malF gene encoding maltose ABC transporter permease MalF, translated as MRPAKARQPNGQAPRGHWADPSRWSALALHALALSAVLGLLGLAQQMWRLRQPGWALGLLLAAGLLLMVQCMRRLQAWRYVLPGVLAVLVFVVLPMGFTVAIGLTNYSSQHLLDFDRATRVLLERTDSRGLGMDIALHRTGPAPDAPLQAWLHGDDGRAWVSAPFEATAQGADRALAQPGAALAAAAPPARPRIALREAGPDDTARGRALTARELVARLPALQALDFHSPDGLAWRLASLHRVSDQSPRYQRIDAATLRDLTDGRPVRADHAAGQWRDAEGRALEPGFRTAVGLDNYRRIFGDARFFGPFARVFAWTLAFAALNTLLTFGLGLLLAVALNWEALRGKAFYRVALFLPYAVPAFISIPIFRGLFNENLGEINLVLDLLLGIRPGWFSDATLARSMVLVVNTWLGYPYMMILAMGLLKAIPEDLYEASAMAGAGPLDNLRRITLPLVARPMAPLLIASFATNFNNLTLIALLTEGAPDYLDTDVPVGATDLLASYTYRIAFSDGGQNFALACAISTLVFAIVALLAVVNLRLFGARR; from the coding sequence ATGAGGCCCGCCAAAGCGCGCCAGCCCAACGGGCAGGCGCCCCGAGGCCACTGGGCCGACCCCAGCCGCTGGAGCGCACTGGCGCTGCATGCACTGGCCCTGAGCGCCGTGCTGGGCCTGCTGGGCCTGGCCCAGCAGATGTGGCGCCTGCGCCAGCCCGGCTGGGCCCTGGGCCTGCTGCTGGCCGCCGGCCTGCTGCTGATGGTGCAGTGCATGCGCCGCCTGCAGGCCTGGCGCTACGTGCTGCCCGGCGTATTGGCGGTGCTGGTGTTCGTGGTGCTGCCGATGGGTTTCACGGTGGCCATCGGCCTGACCAACTACAGCTCGCAGCACCTGCTCGACTTCGACCGCGCCACCCGCGTGCTGCTCGAGCGCACCGACAGCCGCGGCCTGGGCATGGACATCGCGCTGCACCGCACCGGCCCGGCGCCCGACGCCCCGCTGCAGGCCTGGCTGCACGGCGACGATGGCCGCGCCTGGGTCAGCGCCCCCTTCGAGGCCACGGCCCAGGGCGCCGACCGTGCCCTCGCGCAGCCCGGCGCCGCCCTGGCGGCCGCCGCGCCGCCCGCACGCCCGCGCATCGCGCTGCGCGAAGCCGGCCCCGACGACACCGCCCGCGGCCGCGCACTGACCGCGCGCGAGCTGGTGGCGCGCCTGCCGGCGCTGCAGGCGCTCGACTTCCACAGCCCCGACGGCCTGGCCTGGCGCCTGGCCAGCCTGCACCGGGTGTCCGACCAGTCGCCGCGCTACCAGCGCATCGACGCGGCCACGCTGCGCGACCTGACCGATGGCCGCCCGGTGCGGGCCGACCACGCCGCCGGCCAGTGGCGTGACGCCGAAGGCCGCGCGCTCGAACCGGGCTTTCGCACCGCGGTGGGCCTGGACAACTACCGCCGCATCTTCGGCGACGCACGCTTTTTCGGGCCCTTTGCGCGCGTGTTCGCCTGGACCCTGGCCTTCGCCGCGCTGAACACCCTGCTCACCTTCGGCCTGGGCCTGCTGCTGGCGGTGGCGCTGAACTGGGAGGCGCTGCGCGGCAAGGCCTTCTACCGCGTGGCGCTGTTCCTGCCCTATGCGGTGCCGGCCTTCATCTCGATCCCGATCTTCCGCGGCCTGTTCAACGAGAACCTGGGCGAGATCAACCTGGTGCTCGACCTGCTGCTGGGCATCCGCCCGGGCTGGTTCAGCGACGCCACGCTGGCCCGCAGCATGGTGCTGGTGGTCAACACCTGGCTGGGCTACCCGTACATGATGATCCTGGCCATGGGCCTGCTGAAGGCCATCCCCGAAGACCTGTACGAAGCCTCGGCGATGGCCGGCGCCGGCCCGCTGGACAACCTGCGCCGCATCACGCTGCCGCTGGTGGCGCGGCCGATGGCGCCGCTGCTGATCGCCTCGTTCGCGACCAACTTCAACAACCTCACGCTGATCGCCCTGCTCACCGAGGGCGCCCCCGACTACCTCGACACCGATGTGCCGGTGGGCGCCACCGACCTGCTGGCCAGCTACACCTACCGCATCGCGTTCTCCGATGGCGGGCAGAACTTCGCGCTGGCCTGCGCCATCTCCACCCTGGTGTTTGCCATCGTCGCGCTGCTGGCGGTGGTGAACCTGCGCCTGTTCGGCGCCCGCCGCTGA